One genomic region from Flagellimonas oceani encodes:
- a CDS encoding MBL fold metallo-hydrolase: MTIYPIETGNFKLDGGAMFGVVPKSIWNRTNPADANNMIDLAARCLLIEDGDRLILIDNGLGNKQSEKFFSYYYLWGDHSLDQSLKNAGFHRDDVTDVFLTHLHFDHCGGSIQWNKDRTGYEPAFKNAKFWTNKDHWEWATRPNAREKASFLKENLLPMQESGQLHFVNRKETSFIENSELGFGIHFVDGHTDKQMLPHLKYRGKTLVFVADLIPTVGHIPLPYVMGYDTRPLLTLKEKESFLNKAAENDWLLLFEHDAHNQICSLKQTEKGARPDRLFSYNEIFSTQ, translated from the coding sequence ATGACAATTTATCCCATAGAGACAGGTAATTTTAAGTTGGATGGTGGAGCCATGTTCGGTGTGGTTCCCAAATCTATTTGGAACAGGACCAACCCTGCGGATGCCAACAATATGATCGATCTTGCCGCCCGATGCCTTTTGATAGAGGATGGGGACCGACTTATTTTGATTGATAATGGACTGGGCAACAAACAATCCGAAAAATTCTTTAGTTACTACTATCTCTGGGGCGATCATTCCTTGGACCAATCGTTAAAAAATGCCGGCTTCCATCGGGATGATGTAACAGACGTTTTTTTGACCCATCTACATTTTGACCATTGCGGTGGCAGCATTCAATGGAACAAGGATCGTACAGGTTATGAGCCCGCCTTCAAAAATGCCAAATTCTGGACAAATAAAGACCATTGGGAATGGGCCACCCGGCCGAATGCACGGGAAAAAGCTTCTTTTTTAAAAGAAAACCTTTTGCCCATGCAAGAAAGCGGTCAGTTGCATTTTGTGAACAGAAAGGAAACCTCTTTCATAGAAAATTCTGAACTCGGGTTCGGCATTCATTTTGTGGACGGCCATACCGACAAGCAAATGCTTCCACATTTAAAATATAGGGGCAAAACATTGGTTTTTGTGGCCGACCTCATTCCCACGGTGGGACATATTCCCTTACCGTACGTTATGGGATACGACACCCGCCCTTTGTTGACCTTAAAAGAGAAGGAATCTTTTTTAAATAAAGCCGCAGAAAACGATTGGCTGCTCTTGTTCGAGCACGATGCACATAATCAGATCTGCTCATTGAAGCAGACCGAAAAGGGTGCGCGCCCGGACCGCCTCTTTTCTTATAATGAAATATTCAGTACACAATAA